The Aphis gossypii isolate Hap1 unplaced genomic scaffold, ASM2018417v2 Contig00990, whole genome shotgun sequence genome segment TTATTTGGTAATGATCTCCAATTACATTCTTTTACCCAATCAGGATCTTTTAAAACACGGTACCCGCACTTTACATCATCCTTTCCAGCAGTGATTTCATCTTCAGAGTCCATTTTATTCGAAATATTATCTACAGAACAAGTGTTCTCAATGGGCATATCCTTATCCATCGTTTTATCATTCTGCTGATTAACTTCTACATCAATTGGAACTATCTTCGTATCACTAATTTTCTCCTCGGTAAGTTCgtgattt includes the following:
- the LOC126555672 gene encoding uncharacterized protein LOC126555672: MSIETKNHELTEEKISDTKIVPIDVEVNQQNDKTMDKDMPIENTCSVDNISNKMDSEDEITAGKDDVKCGYRVLKDPDWVKECNWRSLPNNGVDEAVKEFMTCKIHDPKMPKTPRYRPTPRFLNFPITFEPSNPVFKSKVNNDPKA